From Ictalurus punctatus breed USDA103 chromosome 26, Coco_2.0, whole genome shotgun sequence:
GAACGTCATTGAGATTGGTGCTGGAACAGGACTGGTTACTATAGTGTGCAGCCTTCTAGGTAAGAAAGATACTATGCAATAGTCTCAGATTTCATTTTAGCCTCTTAGTCATTCGGTGACTGCAAGTCATTTTTATAACCTACAGGTGCAAAAGTGACGTCCACAGACCTCCCAGATGTTCTTGGTAACCTGCGCTATAACGTGAGCCGCAACACCAGGGGGCGCTGTCGTTACGAGCCACATGTGACAGAGCTCACCTGGGGGCAGCAGCTAGAAGAGCGATTCCCACGCGCATCGTGTCACTATGACTACCTCATGGCTGCAGATGTTGTTTACTCCCACCCATACCTCAACGAACTGATGGAGACGTTTGAACACCTGTGCTCAGAGGACACTGTAATATTTTGGACAATGAGATTCCGCCTGGACCCTGAGAATCGCTTCGTGGACCGATTTAGAGCCCGCTTTCATTTGGAAGAGCTTTATGACTTACCCAGCCTACACATTAAGCTGTACAGAGCGCAGAAGAAATTCTCAGGCTCGAAAAGTCATTCTGGGGCCGCGGCGTAGTATCCGGGATGGCAACCGTGCGGGATTTATTAttcatacatgtgtgtgttttaaactcCTGAATTCACTGTGGGTGTGCTAATAAATTTGCTGTGAAAATCTTCACTTGGCAGCTAAAAATATTCCAAATTTCGTAGCTTAATATTAATTCACATTGATTTTCTGAAATGGTGAATACATTTACTTCtatcttccataccgctcatcctacacaggatcgcggggagcctggagcctatcccatggaactccgggcacgaggcgggggacaccctggatgcgGTGCCAAcccgtcgcagggcacaattgcacacattcacacaccacggacaatttggagaagccaatcagcctacaatgcatgtttttggactggggaggaaccCGCAGTACTCGGAGGAACACCACACACTCCACAGACACCaggcggaggcgggaatcaaacccccaaaccctggaggtgcgatgcgaacgtgctaaccactaaaccactgttattttcagtttataaataaaaaacagtgaaTATAGAGTATGTCTGAATAAAGCAGACACAAACCTATAGAGCCGAACTGTGGCTCTCTGGcctgggatttgaactaacAACCTGCCACTGGTACAGCGCTACTAGTGACTTGTGGGTAATGGTTAAGATGtaggactactgattggaaggtcgtgagttcaaattcccccgagctgccactgctgggcccttgagcaaggcccttaaccctcacctgctcagttgtataaatgaggtaaatgtaagtcgctctggagaAGGGTGTCTGCCAAGTACCATAAATGTTTACAACACATCATTATCTATTCAAATATCTCCAAGAAATTGGAAGAACTGTATCTGTACAGaggttaaaatgtttattaagaCCAAACTGAGGAGAAAAATGGGGTAACCCACCCCCCGTTTCTattctctgtgtctcttctATGACTGCGCTGTACAAAAATAACCAGTGGAGTCCACGGATAGTTACGCCAAACAGTACAATCTAACTCGCCACTTTATTATTTAAGTAATATGCCAGCCATACGTGACGTTACTTTACTACTTTAGAATTAAACTGCATGTAAAGACTTCGACGTAGGACTGAAGCGAAAATGAACAGCACGAATAGTAACGCTCTTGCTGTTTGCCAGGCAAAATGTCAAAAAGTTGGACTGCTCTTGCCATTGGACCGCTCAGGGTCCAGCGTGCTCGGTCTTCCAAATGACCTTCCTGGCCATcctgtatatatttacaaccACAGTgcctacagtatctcacaaaagtgagtacacccctcacatttttgtaaatattcgaTTAGATCTTTTCATGTGTAAAGAAGCTTTGAgcggacggcaaatttacactgcaagctgtacactcgctactttacattgtagcaaagtgtcatttcttcagtgctgtcacatgaaaagatataatcaaatatttacaaaaatgtgaggggtgtactcacttttgtcagaTACTGTATCTGTCCACTATAGCCGtgaggtataaaaaaaaaaaacccctcactTCTGGTCATTTCACCAGCAGTAAATTACAGTAAGTTCGAATATTGTTAATGTTAACGTAAGTTTTATTGACCAGTTAACATTAACttatgaaatgaatgaaattcttaaatatttttgtagTATGTGACTGTAGAGCGTACAGCATAGAAGGTGCTGTGATTAAAATATGAACAGACGTGTAGAttagatcattttaaaaaaattcttctcTGTAATGTCCTGCCACTAGTCACCTCGTGCACTCCCGTTAAAGCTTAAAACTGCAGTCGAATACGGCCTTTAATGATCAAATGACATATCTGACGTGATAAGACACCATATCTGAGTGTCTTATAGTAAAATACATGACGTTCTCAGTGACGATGCgtaatgttttctttgtgtcGTCCTAACAAAAACGTAAATGAACCAGCTTTTCAAAGAAGCCATTTGGTACTTGTGCTACAAACATAATCTATTCTAAACCATTTATTTCCGGGACTTCTTCTTGCACAGAAAAAATcatttcactgtttgtgaaCTACATATGGCACCGATCTAATACCCAGTATCGGGTCAGTATCGGAGAAAAAAGAACCGGACTGATTTATATTACGTTTATATTTAATTGTactatattatatgtattatattacCAATGTAAGTCATTTTTGTGTGCTAGCTGGGTTTTGTGCAAGTCATTGTTCTTCCTTCAGTGCttgaaaaatatcattttaaagttGATAGTTTTGAAAAAGGATTTCAATATTTCAGTTTCAGTATCAGAATCAGAAccggaaaagaaaaacacatcacGCAATCTCTCACCCGACATGACAAGTGGATATCTTTTATAATGGATTATATcagtattttaatatttatatatatttcttaatgacactttttattttatttttattttttacaaataaagttCATCTTGCAATTGACGGCATTTTTAAACCTTTTGTATTGAATTCATTTCTGTATATATAATTCTACAGTAAACTTCAcgtcaaataaatgtattcctGGACCCTATCATTTCTGTGAGAGATAAAGACCTTGCATTAGGTGAACTCACATTCCAGTcatatctatacacacacacacacacacacacacacacaccttatatctttcagcttgttttgtttgtcgGTGTTGATCAATGTGTCCTTTCAGGTCTTTCCTCGATCTATTTAAACAGATCAAGCCTAACTTCAACTATATTTATTCCGGATAAATTGTTAATTCATTTCCCAGATCTCCGACTCAGGAGATTTCAGTGGCAGATTCTTTTGAACAGTTTCACCCTGGCGATTTACATTAGGTGGAGATCATTACGTTCAGAGCTGTGATTTATTAAGGAGCTGTAATGTAATGCACGTCACAAGATCCTGCCGGTCGTGTTACGTGTAGGCGTAAACATGCCCCGACTCACGTACAGCACATAGGATGGATGTGTTTCTAAGAAAAGAATTTTAGAATTAGCCTCTTGGTTTACAAACTATACAGACACGGTATCATCTGTTCGAAACCGTTTATCTAATGCAAACGGATCTACTCTGAACCCTGCTCACGTCCATCCCTAATAGGTTGGAGAGTTAAAATGGCTGCCAGCCTTGGgagggttgggttttttttggtgatgAGGGAAACAGGAGAAGATGCAGAGAGAATTTAGATGGCGAGGGTTATTGAGGGTCAGGGTTACCGAAGATTTCCCAACTCTCTGAATGGACGCAACATCTGTCATATCGGGTTTCCCATCTGCACAATCCATTAAGTGTGAAAATAACAATTGTGCATTACACGGAtatcaaaacacacagcacGGAGAATAAACGACGTGATTACTGAATGGACCAGATGCTGGATGGACAAACGTAAATCACTGCCTACAGTGCTGTTCAAGCATTCAGTAAGTATTCAGTAGGTTCTCAGAAAGTTCAGCTATGACGTTCCATCCGTAATGTTCCCGCAATGTTATAATAACTGTTGGCTTTCTTCACTTCAATCTTCAAGTTTTGGCATGTTTTCCTCACAACATTCCGAGTTAAACCAAACAATAACATTATGTCAACATTAGGAAGTTaccgttccttcagttataaaCGTCGTGTTTAAACTTTCTCCAGAAAACCCAAAAAAGTGAACACCCTGTGAAACCATAATGATCAAAAACTGATCACTGTTAGTTGGAACGATGTCAAATTTATGACTGCTGACAAAATAGAAGGAGATGTAACATAAAAGatgtacattttctttacatGAAACTGTTATTCGAGGAGTTCAACATGCAATTGCAAAGAAACTTTTTTTCATGCCAAGACACATTATACACAATGAATATTGTAATAGAAATACCTGgattttgatttttatttatttaatttttttttacataacgttgcaatcaaaatgattcaacccccccattgaaaatcaggtttattgtcaaaatgtacagactttcagctgtttgtaaagAACAGATCGAACTAAAGCGaatgaaatagttcaacacaacgaacgcttcaagcggtttccccgaattcaactgaaaatccAACTTATAATGATCTCTCCAGTCTCaatattattcaaccccttcatgacaaGCATCTTTACTACTTAGATcatccttttgctgttatgacctgctgcaaacgagatgcataaccagacaccagcttcctgaggaatctcatcccgttcctcatgagcaacggcCTCCGGTTcggtaatattcttgggtttgcgttcaaatcccaccagagattttcgatggggttcaagtcagctgactgtgatgaccctgtagaatcttcctgGACGACTTCTGCAAcaaagccttggtggaatttgaggtatgtttgggatcattgttctgttggaaggtccagtgaaacccaagcttcagcttcctcacagacggcacgatgttttctcctgggatttcctgatacttcaatgaatgcatctcgccttccacacgctgcaggtttccagtgccagaggatgcagagcagccccagagcatcaccgatcctccaccatgctcgactgtggacagtgtgttctctcttcattcttcttcctgcagaaatgttttgtttcatcgctccactgaacagaatcccaaaacttctgtggcttatttatatgattttgatccgacttttcttgtgcttttgggtcagtagtgcggtacgtcttggagttctggcttggaaaccttctgcatttagtacacgccttactgtgctcactgaaacctcagtgtcagTTACCAccaagtctcgctgcaggtcttctgcagtcactcgagggtttttcacaacctgccttctcagaattctgcttgcagccgttgatggcgtcctttttctgccccgtccaggtatttcatacattttctacccctggccatttcaggtatttcatgtgctccagctcaagcacacctgcttcaactaatgaagcccttgattagttgcatcaggtgtgcttgagacgacacctgttttgcatgttttgctgttgtgggggattctattcagggggttgaatcattttaagACTGGAGagatcattataagttgcattttcagttgaattcggggaaaccgcttgaagcattcgtcgtgTCGAACTCTTTCAATTGCCTCTGTTCGatctgttcattgcaaacagctgaaagtctgtacattttgacaataaacccgaattgcactgggggttgaatcattttgattgcaactgtgcTTGCTTGTGTTATATCACACCCGCTATTTAATCCACGTTGTATTAATCTTTACATCTACATCTCATGTCAAAAGATAACTGATCATACCATCACACTTCATCAAGCACTGATGATGATCATATCAGTCAACACTTTCCATAAATAGAACCACCTCCCCTCCTGTTTTTTGAAATCTCTCCCATTTGTGTGGATCTTTGTGCGAGCGCCTGTTTCATGTATCTATTTCTAAATTTAATCTGGGCACCGTGTAATGTTGGGAGTGTCTGCTGTGATGCTGGACCTCTATAATTCTGTCTGGCTGAAGCCTGATAATGCAGTTAGGACACGATTACCTGAAGACGTCTGGGAATCTGCTGACTGAAGGTATGTGTGGCGTGGATTACGTCTCCTGTACACGATGGATTGACCTGTCGGTATCATTTACGTCTATCAGTTTCTGCTCGAGAGTTTAGGGGTTTTAATGCAGTACGTTAGTGCTTTACATGatgagttttgtgtgtttttcacaAACAGGACGCATTGTACAGTGTGGTTTAAACATTTATGGCTTCAAAATTCAAATTTACATATCAAATATTTGTAGATTGTAATAAGTTGAACTCGCACGCATCATAACCATCGGCCAGGTTTAAACATTCCTTGGacgttttatttatattcatactcATATCAGTGATCAGCGATGAACCAAATGCCACATTTCAGCCAGTAAATTTACAGTCATTTAAAGCATGCGGTGaataatgtttctttttcttaattCAGTATTACATTCTAGCAGTGCAAAGCTGTAGTCATGGAGAGAATCACAGCCGAGCGTACAGACGAAGAAGTGGGCAGGGAAACAGAGGAGGAAACAGAAgcggaaaaaagaaaggaagacggTTAGTAAATTTGAACTTGTAATGGAATTAAATATGCTTCGAGGAGTAGaactgtttgaaaaaaaaaaatgctttagtGCATTTTGCTATTCTTGCCTCATGGGTCAGACCTCAGCGGTGTGGCGTGTCAGAAAGCCTGGGTGCCAACCATCTACTTCAACGTTAGCAAGGAGATTCATTACTACGCCGGACATGAAATCAGGATCTACGAGTCTCTTGATTCTTATGGCGCCGTCATCTGGCCCGCGGTGAGACATCACTGTCGCTTTTAATACACAAAATTCAATACCCTCTAGAACGTTTTGATATTTTGAGCTCAGCCCTACAGGGATAGTGtttatatattgttttatttaaacatgtttttatttccaaaacacaaaaactagTGCTTCTTTTGTACGCTGGAGAGAATAATTAGTACTGAGTCTCCTCCTGTAAGGTTTCACAAGGTTGGAGACACTTGGTCATTCATGCAGAATCTTTTAAGCTCCTTCATAGGTTTGTTCAGTAGAATTCAGCTCCAGAGATTGAGATGGTCATCGCATAATACTGCTTTTGTGTTTccgggggc
This genomic window contains:
- the mettl21e gene encoding methyltransferase like 21e → MEQELAEETETQEVTPDAELAAAILKRHFHPSLIKSEAWEGYMFSDLEIKIKESTDCYGAVLWPSAMVLCHFLETHQENYNLVDKNVIEIGAGTGLVTIVCSLLGAKVTSTDLPDVLGNLRYNVSRNTRGRCRYEPHVTELTWGQQLEERFPRASCHYDYLMAADVVYSHPYLNELMETFEHLCSEDTVIFWTMRFRLDPENRFVDRFRARFHLEELYDLPSLHIKLYRAQKKFSGSKSHSGAAA